From Carya illinoinensis cultivar Pawnee chromosome 5, C.illinoinensisPawnee_v1, whole genome shotgun sequence, one genomic window encodes:
- the LOC122310964 gene encoding cytosolic sulfotransferase 5-like, with the protein MSTLQSPSSTTDLEHLEEDEPSQECKDVDIEKGQLSEYHGFWIPTWSLEGVMASQKQFQARDTDILLVTPPKVGTTWLKAILFALVNRMHHPNLQEHPLLTNLPHALVPILEADMYNKKKVKDLSHASPRLLSTHMPYTLLPTSVKNSTCKIVYVYRNPKDTFVSLWHFMNRVHSTTVSLEEAFDKFCRGMSPFGPYWDHVLSCWKESIDKPARKMIFLKYEEMKEQPTTHLRRLAEFLDCPFSLEEEAKGTVNDILRLCSFDNLSNLEVNKNGRFRIPNHETTLFRQGIDHASFFRQGNTGDWVNYFTPHMTKRLDHIIEEKTYGTGFKF; encoded by the coding sequence atGTCTACACTTCAATCACCTTCTTCTACTACTGATCTTGAGCACCTGGAAGAAGATGAACCAAGTCAAGAATGCAAAGACGTCGACATAGAGAAAGGCCAACTAAGTGAGTACCATGGATTTTGGATCCCAACTTGGTCATTGGAAGGAGTTATGGCATCACAAAAACAATTTCAAGCTCGTGACACTGATATCTTATTGGTGACACCTCCCAAAGTTGGTACTACCTGGTTAAAGGCCATCTTATTCGCCTTAGTGAATCGGATGCACCACCCAAACCTTCAAGAACATCCTCTACTCACAAACCTCCCTCATGCTCTTGTTCCGATATTGGAAGCAGATatgtacaataaaaaaaaggttaaagatCTCAGTCATGCCTCTCCAAGACTCCTTTCAACTCATATGCCTTATACTTTGTTACCAACATCTGTGAAAAACTCAACATGTAAGATTGTGTATGTATATAGAAACCCTAAAGATACTTTTGTGTCACTTTGGCACTTCATGAATAGGGTGCATTCAACCACCGTCTCGCTTGAAGAAGCTTTTGACAAGTTTTGTAGGGGAATGAGTCCATTTGGCCCTTATTGGGATCATGTTTTGAGTTGTTGGAAGGAAAGCATCGACAAACCAGCTCGAAAGATGATTTTCTTGAAGTATGAAGAAATGAAAGAGCAACCAACCACCCATTTGAGAAGACTAGCTGAGTTCTTGGATTGTCCATTCTCTCTAGAAGAAGAGGCAAAAGGTACTGTGAATGATATTTTAAGATTGTGTAGTTTTGATAACTTGAGCAACTTGGAAGTGAATAAAAATGGAAGGTTTCGTATCCCAAATCATGAAACAACATTATTTCGCCAAGGCATAGACCATGCATCATTTTTCCGCCAAGGCAATACTGGAGATTGGGTGAATTACTTCACACCTCATATGACAAAGAGATTGGACCATATTATTGAAGAAAAAACTTATGGGActggatttaaattttaa